Proteins encoded in a region of the Fibrobacter sp. UWB15 genome:
- a CDS encoding ABC transporter permease — MIKRQARKWQRFMLPAKAFHLLGLFVLHRPFGQMVALFCRAVSSLFSKNRSFKTDSRNIILQAFFTGIEIFPTLFVVATLFGTITIVEVISMMGKMGFADFVGSMIVAVIIRDLGPILTAFLIAGRSGSSLTTYIGSMVINDEVDALATMGVNPVRFLVMPSLIGGCVAMFIMNIFFSLSAICGGYLLTKGAIVFAGNMMNIQLTWDYLSTEILKALQIFDFAFIIIKPIVFGAIITTNACYQALNIPRDVRQVPKAVSRSVIKSFLYVVIADGILSLYYFVDYVNNLNQLI; from the coding sequence ATGATTAAACGGCAGGCTAGAAAATGGCAACGATTTATGCTCCCCGCAAAGGCGTTTCATTTGCTGGGGCTATTCGTATTGCATCGTCCGTTTGGTCAAATGGTCGCCCTATTTTGCAGGGCCGTTTCGAGTCTGTTCTCTAAGAACCGCAGTTTCAAGACAGACTCCCGCAACATCATTCTGCAAGCATTCTTCACGGGCATTGAAATTTTCCCGACTCTTTTCGTGGTCGCCACCTTGTTTGGTACGATTACCATTGTCGAAGTGATTTCGATGATGGGCAAAATGGGCTTTGCCGACTTTGTGGGAAGCATGATTGTAGCAGTCATCATCCGTGATTTGGGGCCCATTCTTACTGCGTTCCTGATTGCCGGTCGAAGCGGATCTTCACTAACCACCTACATTGGCAGCATGGTCATTAACGACGAAGTCGACGCGCTTGCCACCATGGGTGTAAACCCGGTCCGTTTCCTGGTCATGCCGAGCTTGATTGGCGGTTGCGTCGCCATGTTCATCATGAACATATTCTTTAGCCTAAGCGCCATTTGTGGAGGCTACCTTTTAACCAAGGGAGCCATCGTTTTCGCAGGTAACATGATGAACATTCAACTTACCTGGGACTACCTCTCTACAGAAATCCTGAAAGCCCTTCAGATATTTGACTTCGCCTTTATTATCATTAAGCCCATTGTATTTGGAGCTATCATTACCACCAACGCCTGCTACCAGGCATTGAACATCCCCCGAGATGTTCGCCAGGTACCCAAGGCGGTGTCGCGTTCCGTTATCAAGTCCTTCCTGTACGTTGTTATTGCCGACGGCATTCTTTCGTTGTACTATTTCGTAGATTACGTGAATAATCTCAACCAGTTGATCTAA
- a CDS encoding ABC transporter ATP-binding protein, translating to MEDVHLAYRDLAGAMFSKPRILGYFRRIETDPQKELFSNVNLTVKRGETICIGGPSGQGKSALLRVIAGLTRPTRGNIYYFGEFIPPEKLTALEVAKRKVGMVFQNGALISNLRVRDNIALPQRYHKMGSPAEIEEKVNMAMDLMRVRDEADLFPHMLSMGMQKRVAIARSWAMDPKLLLMDEPTAGLDNYNRRNLLPLIDNMRTLFKTTIIIVTHDLMISKELGCNICFLHRKTLTEPKPFDYWLNSDSEISRELFRDLRNSG from the coding sequence ATGGAAGATGTCCACCTTGCCTACAGGGATCTCGCGGGAGCGATGTTCTCTAAGCCAAGGATTCTAGGGTATTTCAGACGCATTGAAACAGACCCGCAAAAAGAACTATTCTCAAATGTGAACCTTACGGTAAAACGCGGTGAAACCATTTGCATCGGCGGGCCTTCCGGTCAAGGAAAAAGCGCCCTTCTCAGAGTCATCGCGGGGCTTACGCGCCCCACCCGCGGAAACATTTACTACTTCGGCGAATTCATTCCGCCCGAAAAACTGACCGCTTTGGAAGTTGCCAAGCGCAAGGTGGGAATGGTGTTCCAAAACGGGGCATTGATTTCGAATTTGCGCGTGCGCGACAACATTGCCTTGCCGCAGCGTTATCACAAAATGGGTTCACCCGCCGAAATTGAAGAAAAAGTCAACATGGCCATGGACCTGATGCGCGTGCGCGACGAAGCCGATTTGTTCCCCCATATGCTCAGTATGGGCATGCAGAAGCGTGTCGCCATTGCCCGCAGCTGGGCCATGGACCCGAAGCTTTTGCTGATGGATGAACCCACTGCAGGTCTTGACAACTACAACCGCAGAAACTTATTGCCGCTGATTGACAACATGCGTACGCTGTTTAAGACGACAATCATTATCGTGACCCACGACCTGATGATTTCCAAGGAACTCGGCTGCAACATCTGCTTCTTGCACCGCAAGACATTGACAGAGCCAAAGCCGTTTGATTACTGGCTCAACTCCGACAGCGAAATTTCTAGAGAGCTGTTCCGCGACCTCCGCAATAGCGGGTAG
- the pyrC gene encoding dihydroorotase — MFLPLPDDFHAHLRQGDLMPGYVRDLVQQFGRAIIMPNTVPAMTSAKAIADYKTQILDAAKAVRPDFVPLMTFKLNPNYTEQDLKDMMAVGVVAGKYYPAGVTTNSADGISDFEGIFPVVAMMEHLGLVLCVHGEEPGEFCLDREPAFIKRVETLSAKFPKLKIVFEHLSSAKSVEAVKRLPANVAATFTVHHLMMTLDDIVGDALRPHHFCKPLPKRPEDRAAIREAAFSGSPKFFLGTDSAPHQLNKKECPCGAAGVYSAPVAIPLLVQEFERAGHLDKLPNFIAGFGADFYGLPRTTKQIEVVREKWTVPSIVNGVVPLAAGQELDWKLA, encoded by the coding sequence ATGTTTCTCCCTCTACCCGACGACTTTCATGCGCATTTGCGCCAGGGCGATTTAATGCCCGGCTACGTCCGCGACTTGGTTCAACAATTTGGCCGTGCTATCATTATGCCGAACACGGTGCCTGCAATGACTTCTGCCAAGGCGATTGCCGATTACAAGACGCAGATCTTGGATGCGGCAAAGGCCGTACGCCCCGACTTTGTCCCGCTCATGACGTTCAAGCTGAATCCGAATTACACCGAGCAAGATCTGAAGGACATGATGGCGGTCGGTGTGGTGGCAGGCAAGTATTACCCCGCCGGAGTCACCACCAACAGCGCCGACGGTATCAGCGATTTCGAGGGAATCTTCCCTGTGGTCGCCATGATGGAGCATCTTGGCCTTGTGCTGTGCGTGCACGGCGAAGAACCCGGCGAATTCTGCCTAGACCGCGAGCCCGCCTTCATCAAGCGCGTAGAGACTTTGTCTGCAAAGTTCCCAAAGCTGAAAATTGTCTTTGAACACTTGAGTTCGGCGAAGTCGGTCGAGGCAGTGAAGCGACTCCCTGCAAACGTCGCCGCCACCTTTACAGTACATCACCTGATGATGACTCTCGACGATATCGTCGGGGACGCCTTACGGCCGCACCACTTCTGCAAGCCACTCCCGAAGCGGCCGGAAGACCGCGCCGCCATTCGCGAAGCCGCCTTCAGCGGCTCACCCAAGTTCTTTCTCGGCACGGACTCTGCCCCGCACCAGCTGAACAAAAAGGAATGTCCGTGCGGGGCAGCAGGCGTCTACAGCGCACCGGTCGCCATCCCACTTCTGGTTCAAGAATTCGAAAGGGCTGGCCACCTTGACAAGCTCCCGAACTTCATCGCCGGATTCGGCGCCGACTTTTACGGCCTTCCGCGCACGACCAAGCAGATTGAAGTCGTCCGCGAAAAATGGACCGTGCCTTCAATCGTGAACGGAGTCGTCCCCCTCGCCGCCGGCCAGGAACTCGACTGGAAGCTCGCATAA